GAGGGTACGAGGGTACGAGGGTACGAGGGTACGAGGGTACGAGGGTACGAAAGTACGAAGGTACGAAAGTACGATATTGATAATATCTGAAATTATGAGAGAGATTAGAAGGCATAAGGATTTGAATGTTTTTCAGCTTTCTTTTGAAGCTGGGATGGAAATTTTCAGAATGACAAAGAAGTTTCCAAAAGAAGAAACTTATTCTCTTACTGACCAGATCAGGAGGTCTTCAAGGTCAGTTTCTGGAAATATTGCCGAAGCATGGAGAAAAAGGATTAATCCGAAGTCATTTGTTGCAAAATTGAATGATGCGGAAG
This genomic window from Bacteroidota bacterium contains:
- a CDS encoding four helix bundle protein — protein: MREIRRHKDLNVFQLSFEAGMEIFRMTKKFPKEETYSLTDQIRRSSRSVSGNIAEAWRKRINPKSFVAKLNDAEGEAAGSQVWLDYALACEYIEKSTHEALYDKYEHIIAMLVSMQSNPEK